The Fimbriimonas ginsengisoli Gsoil 348 genome window below encodes:
- a CDS encoding DUF1287 domain-containing protein encodes MLPNLFVLLTWKSPKTVVEGAKLQLVSPAAYCPDYIRIPYPGGDVPPAKGACVDVVIRALRYVARDLQVLIHDDMARRGRHYPRVEAHRDTNIDHRRVPNQIYFFSKYGRPVSTSTEPRFLAGWRPGDLVYWKLPNGLDHCGVISDRIGPRGRPLVIHNLAQTVEEDVLDRWRITAHFRYPVVASHPNNAPRY; translated from the coding sequence ATGTTGCCCAACCTTTTTGTGTTGCTGACCTGGAAGTCCCCTAAGACCGTAGTCGAAGGGGCAAAGCTCCAACTTGTGTCTCCGGCTGCGTATTGTCCGGACTACATCCGGATCCCGTATCCGGGAGGGGACGTTCCGCCCGCGAAAGGGGCGTGCGTCGATGTCGTTATCCGTGCGCTACGTTATGTAGCGCGCGATCTGCAGGTTTTGATTCACGACGATATGGCGCGGCGCGGGCGGCATTATCCTCGGGTGGAGGCCCACCGCGACACGAACATCGATCACCGGCGGGTACCCAATCAGATCTATTTCTTCTCCAAGTACGGGAGGCCGGTTTCCACCTCGACGGAGCCGAGGTTCCTTGCCGGCTGGCGACCCGGCGATCTCGTTTATTGGAAGCTGCCGAACGGCCTCGACCATTGCGGGGTTATTTCGGATCGGATCGGACCGAGGGGGCGCCCGCTGGTCATTCACAATCTCGCCCAAACCGTCGAAGAGGACGTGCTAGATCGGTGGCGAATCACGGCCCACTTCCGTTACCCTGTCGTCGCAAGTCACCCAAACAACGCTCCCCGCTACTGA
- a CDS encoding S8 family peptidase, which produces MSRTRFCLTVALGATLAGIASAGTAAYVPGQILVKFKADSLSARGVAHAAIAASVSSENARLGYQVVQLPKSLSVEAAMKYYRALPGVQYAEPNYIAYATFTPNDPQYNKQYAHPRINSPAAWDLSFGSSSVKIAIIDTGVDYNHEDLAGKVIKGKDFVNNDDDPMDDNGHGTHCSGIAAAKTNNGVGVAGIGFNCTILAEKVLGANGSGSVDGIAKAIVDATDRGVDVISMSIGGPDSQPEHDAIDAAWNKGIVVVAAAGNSNTNSKSYPGAYENAIGVGASDQNDKKADFSNFGADWVDVAAPGVDILSSLPGNKYGLESGTSMACPLVAGLVGLMKSYGPNTSGADLRKILEANTDNIGTWIAKGRINAFKALSAIIKPVESEFNVKTIGVYANQGTNLTGSPAALAKADVNTVTLSSTNQPNVGTVAALTTGLLFTADPAKVRSSSMLIEGSTLQGVTLQVYLRNFNTGAYDLVKAFSATGASQTFEFPLTKLSSYVSGTTVNAIIRGFRSSSSRGLMPFKLTLDVVKIKASVNP; this is translated from the coding sequence ATGAGTAGAACTCGATTTTGTCTAACCGTAGCTTTAGGTGCGACCCTCGCGGGCATCGCCTCCGCCGGCACGGCCGCGTACGTACCCGGCCAAATCCTTGTCAAGTTTAAGGCCGACTCGCTCTCGGCCCGTGGCGTCGCTCACGCCGCCATCGCGGCCAGCGTCTCCAGCGAAAATGCCCGCCTCGGCTATCAAGTCGTTCAGTTGCCGAAGAGTCTTTCGGTGGAAGCGGCGATGAAGTACTACCGCGCCCTTCCCGGCGTCCAGTACGCCGAGCCGAACTACATCGCCTACGCGACCTTCACCCCGAACGATCCTCAGTACAACAAGCAGTACGCCCACCCGCGCATCAATTCGCCCGCGGCATGGGATCTGAGCTTCGGCTCGTCCTCCGTCAAGATCGCCATCATCGACACTGGCGTCGATTACAACCACGAGGATCTCGCCGGCAAGGTCATCAAAGGCAAGGACTTTGTCAACAACGACGACGATCCGATGGACGACAACGGGCACGGCACCCACTGCTCGGGCATCGCCGCCGCCAAAACGAACAACGGAGTCGGCGTGGCCGGCATCGGCTTCAACTGCACCATCCTCGCCGAGAAGGTGCTAGGCGCCAACGGTAGCGGCTCGGTCGACGGAATTGCCAAGGCGATCGTCGACGCGACCGATCGCGGCGTCGACGTTATTTCGATGAGCATCGGCGGCCCCGATTCTCAGCCGGAGCACGACGCGATCGACGCCGCCTGGAATAAGGGCATCGTGGTCGTCGCCGCCGCCGGTAACTCGAACACCAATTCCAAGTCGTACCCCGGCGCTTACGAGAACGCCATCGGCGTCGGCGCAAGCGACCAAAACGACAAGAAGGCCGATTTCAGCAACTTCGGCGCCGACTGGGTCGATGTGGCCGCGCCCGGTGTCGACATCCTGAGCTCGCTTCCCGGCAACAAATATGGCCTGGAGAGCGGCACCTCGATGGCCTGTCCGCTGGTGGCCGGTCTGGTCGGATTGATGAAGTCGTACGGCCCGAACACGAGCGGAGCCGACCTGCGAAAGATCCTGGAAGCCAACACCGACAACATCGGAACGTGGATCGCCAAGGGCCGCATCAACGCCTTCAAGGCGCTAAGCGCGATCATCAAGCCGGTCGAGTCTGAGTTCAACGTCAAGACCATCGGCGTCTACGCCAACCAGGGAACCAACCTCACCGGTTCGCCCGCTGCCCTCGCTAAAGCCGACGTCAACACGGTTACGCTGAGCAGCACCAACCAGCCAAACGTGGGCACCGTCGCGGCGCTTACCACCGGTCTGCTGTTCACCGCCGATCCGGCGAAGGTTCGCAGCTCGTCCATGCTTATCGAGGGCTCGACGCTCCAAGGCGTGACCCTTCAGGTCTACCTCCGGAACTTCAACACGGGAGCCTACGACCTGGTCAAAGCATTCTCGGCGACCGGCGCTTCGCAGACGTTCGAGTTCCCGCTGACCAAGCTCTCCTCCTATGTGAGCGGAACGACGGTCAACGCGATCATCCGCGGATTCCGATCCTCCTCTAGCCGAGGTCTCATGCCGTTCAAGCTAACGCTCGACGTCGTAAAGATCAAGGCCTCGGTCAATCCCTAG